The genomic interval ATGGTGCCGATGCTGACATTTGCATCAATGTTGGAGGATCCGTCCAACGGATCAAAAATGATCACATAATTACCGCGGGGCAGATTTTCCGGCACCTCAATCACCCCCTCGTTTTCTTCAGAAGCAAGGGCGCAGAGCAGACCGGAGCGCTGCATGCGCCAGATGAATACCTTGTCGGCAAAATCATCAAGTTTTTTTACTTTTTCTCCCTGGATATTTGTGCCACCGGTTGCACCCAGGATGTCAGCAAGCAATCCCGCTTTATTGACTTCACGGGATATGAGTTTTGCGCCGGTGATCAATTCCGATAACAGGCGGGTGAACTGACCGGTGGCGGCGGGGAATTCGTGCTCACAAAGGAGAATGTGCTCGGTGACTGTGGTGCCCATTTTATGTTTGATGCTATCCGGCATGGAAGTATTTCCTTTTTGGCTGAAAAGATAAAGGCGTTTTTCAGGCGTTCAATTTATTCGATTATCGAAAATTATTATGAAATTAATAAATACATAATAGGCATGGAACAAGGGAATAACCAAACAAAAATTATTCGGCGCTGATTATAAACAGATGAAAGCTCTGATGAATGACCAGGCCTGCAACTCATAATCAGAATCAGCCGCAGGCCTTTCTTTTGTGGATGAAATTGTTGTGCTGCAGGTTATTTAAGAATTTCACCATTGAGATCCGGGTCTTTTGCCCGTATTTCTTTTTGAAGAATCTCGAAAGCCAGTTTATATTCCGCCATGGCCTCCTTCAGGAGTTTCTGCTCCTCATAAACCTTGCCGAGATAGTAATGGGATTCATGATTGCCCGGATTATCATTTTGAATAGCCTTGAAATCGGCTGCAGCATCGGCCAATTGCCCTTTTTTGAGCTTGATTTTCCCGAGGCAGATTTTGCCGCGCAGTGAATCGGGTTCTAATTCAAGGCCTTTGCTGATTGCTCCCTGTGCTTCATCAAGTTGACCTTTATCAAGATACAGACAACTCAGTTCAATACGAGCCTGGTTGAGTTCCGGGTTGACTTCAAGGGCTTTTTCGAATTCACGGATGGCGGGGTCCTGAAGCCCGCGCTTCAACAGAACGAGCCCGAAATTGAGGTGGCGGTTTCCGGCCTTTTCTTCTGCGGATTTTTCAATCATTTCAGGGTGGAGTTCGGCCTCAACCTGCTCCTTGGTTTTTTCACCGAGCATAATTTCAATCGCACCTTTGAGCCGGTCAACCATGTCATGACTGTATCCCATGCCTGCGAAAACCTTGCCGTCTTTGTCCACCACCAGCACGGCGGGCATCACAAACACGCCCAGAGTCCCATATGCCACACGGTCCTGATCAAGATACACCGGAATTTTGTCGGTTGACTGGCTGATGACGGTATCGATAATAGTTGATACGTCTCCCTGGATATTTACGGAAAACAGCCGGATATTACGTTCTGCAAGAAATGGGGCAAGGGCATGAACTTCTTTGAGGGTTTCTGCTGCGTGCTTCATTTTTTCAGGCATATCGGCACCCCAGAATACTGCGACGAAAGGATTACCTTTTATTTTTGAAAAACTGATGGGGTCCTTGCCTTGCTCATAATTTTGCAGCGTTACATCCGGAACGGGGTCACCTTCCTCAAATTCACGGAAAGGGAAAGAATAGGCGACAACCGTGTTGATTGTCATAAATATTACAGCGAGAAAGATTAAAAGTCGGACGGTATGTTTGATTACTGTGGACAATTGATTCACCTGATCTGATTGATATTTTATTTTAAACAAAGTCAGCTTGAATATGATATCTGATCGGATATCGCAAGTAAATTTTTTTAAGAATTCTCGGTTTGCGGCCATCGGCCCAGGACCACGGATCCCACCGCAGCCACCGCCCCGAAGGAAAAAACACTTATCACCAGCGGTATGCCGTGGGCATTAAAAAGGTCATAGCCGAACACCTTAAATGCTCCGATTAAGGCAAGGGCAATGGCCGTATAGAGAATTTCTTTGTGTTTTTGCATGAGTCCCAGGGAAAGAAGAAATATCGCTCCTGTATTAATGAATAGGGATTGGGCTCCTATCAGGGCATTATTCAGATTGTCGGTTTGTGTTGCCAGGATGAGATACGCACCGAGCTGTAACATGAAAAAACCGTTTATCAGCGATACAATCAGTAAAAAGTGTGCTGAACGATCTGCAGGGTCAAATTTTGTGAATAATCCTGAGCTGCAGGTCAGAGGGTGTTTTCTGCTCCAGAAATATTGAATACCACTGATTACCGCCAGAAAAGCGGCAACCAGTATACTTGCATACGGGGCGGATGTTCCGGGAGAGAAGACGCCATAGGCAACCCCCAGAGAGCAGGCGAGGATTTGCATGAGGTACGACGTCAGGCGGATTCCACCGACTTCGCAGGCCTGTGATGCCAGGGTCAGGCCTAAGGCGACAGCACCCCAGAAAGGCAGGGCGATCAGTATATTTCCGGTAGCGGCGGGTGCCGCCATGATCAGCAGAGAAGATCCGGCAAAGGTAAACGAACAGATTCCCGGGCCGCCTTCCTTGCTGAATTTGAAAATGCCGCCGGCAACTCCGTAGTGAACGATTGCGCCAACAACACCGGCAATGCCGAGCCAGCGGTCATGACCAAGCCATGGGACCAGTACTGCCCAGCAGGCTGCATAGGACCAGATTATATTCACCGTTGGTAGAATGATTTCAAATATTTCAAGTTTATGGCCTTTGTGAAAAGATTTATAGATGGAATACGCCATGATTGATGAAGACGCAATCAGGGTCAGCGGGATAAACCAGGATAATGATACGCCGGGTGGAAGGGGTAATCCCTTTGAGAGGGGGAAATGCAGTTTGATCATCCAGATGAACCAGAACAGCAGGGTCAGGATGAAAAGAGTTATCTGGATCCACCTGCTGCGGGTTTTCTCAGCAATCATAAAAGCTATGATGTTGGTGGCAAAAAGAAAAACGGCTAACTGGTAGAATGCAGGCCTTGGAAAATCAATAATCATTGCCGAGACACTTGCGCCGATAAGACCAACTCCCAGAAAGGTTACAACCTGAAAGCGCAGGCCGATTCTGACAATTGTCAGCATGGTAAGAAACAGGATGGCATACGCGGTAAGGGAGGTGACCGGCTCGAATCTCGTATGG from Pseudomonadota bacterium carries:
- a CDS encoding tetratricopeptide repeat protein, which encodes MTINTVVAYSFPFREFEEGDPVPDVTLQNYEQGKDPISFSKIKGNPFVAVFWGADMPEKMKHAAETLKEVHALAPFLAERNIRLFSVNIQGDVSTIIDTVISQSTDKIPVYLDQDRVAYGTLGVFVMPAVLVVDKDGKVFAGMGYSHDMVDRLKGAIEIMLGEKTKEQVEAELHPEMIEKSAEEKAGNRHLNFGLVLLKRGLQDPAIREFEKALEVNPELNQARIELSCLYLDKGQLDEAQGAISKGLELEPDSLRGKICLGKIKLKKGQLADAAADFKAIQNDNPGNHESHYYLGKVYEEQKLLKEAMAEYKLAFEILQKEIRAKDPDLNGEILK